A region of Jonquetella anthropi DSM 22815 DNA encodes the following proteins:
- a CDS encoding ABC transporter permease, with the protein MRFERRFDTPLWCSVLVPIASLAAALVVSGAFLTALGVSPIDALSEMWLSAFGDEYGLSESLTKAIPLMISAVGLCVCYKMLVWNIGAQGQIMAGALAAVAAVRYLPLASSPLQLALMALAAALAGGLWASVAGFLRAKWNVNEIISTLMLNYIAVNLKDFLVYGQWRDPSSLGFPMTPAFPASAQLPLLGFGRAHSGLWLAVIVALVLWWLLTYSRWGYEIRVIGENPRAARFAGIDDTRMMVRSMFIAGALCGLAGMVHMAGLAHRLQGAFSADFGYTAIIVAWLANLNPLAALLVAFLMGGLLVGGESMQVTMNLPVAGTQVIQGLILFFVVAGEFFKNYRLVRFRR; encoded by the coding sequence ATGCGCTTTGAACGACGGTTTGACACGCCGCTTTGGTGTTCTGTTCTCGTGCCAATTGCATCGCTGGCCGCGGCGCTGGTCGTGTCGGGCGCCTTCTTAACCGCCTTAGGCGTCAGCCCGATCGACGCGCTGAGCGAAATGTGGCTGTCCGCGTTCGGGGACGAGTACGGCCTCAGCGAAAGCCTGACGAAGGCAATTCCCCTGATGATCTCCGCCGTCGGGCTGTGTGTGTGCTACAAGATGTTGGTGTGGAACATCGGCGCTCAGGGGCAGATTATGGCCGGCGCCTTAGCCGCCGTCGCGGCGGTCCGCTACCTTCCTCTGGCCTCGTCGCCCCTCCAGTTAGCCCTCATGGCTCTAGCGGCCGCCTTGGCCGGCGGGCTGTGGGCGTCGGTCGCCGGCTTCCTGCGGGCTAAATGGAACGTGAACGAGATCATCAGCACCCTGATGCTCAACTACATCGCAGTGAACCTGAAAGACTTCCTCGTGTACGGCCAGTGGCGGGATCCGTCGAGCCTCGGCTTTCCTATGACGCCGGCGTTCCCGGCCAGCGCTCAGCTCCCGCTGTTAGGGTTCGGCCGGGCCCATTCGGGACTGTGGCTTGCGGTCATCGTCGCTTTGGTGCTCTGGTGGCTTCTGACCTACTCCCGCTGGGGATACGAGATCCGCGTCATCGGCGAAAACCCTCGGGCCGCCCGATTCGCCGGCATTGACGACACTCGCATGATGGTTCGGTCCATGTTCATCGCCGGCGCCCTGTGCGGCTTGGCCGGCATGGTCCATATGGCCGGGCTGGCGCACCGGCTTCAAGGCGCGTTCAGCGCCGACTTCGGCTATACGGCCATCATCGTGGCATGGCTGGCCAACCTGAACCCGCTGGCCGCTCTGCTGGTAGCGTTTCTGATGGGCGGTCTGCTAGTGGGCGGAGAGTCCATGCAGGTGACCATGAACCTGCCCGTGGCGGGAACTCAGGTCATTCAGGGGCTGATTCTGTTCTTCGTCGTGGCGGGCGAGTTCTTTAAGAACTACCGGCTCGTCCGGTTCAGGAGGTGA
- a CDS encoding ABC transporter permease: MDILVAILAAAVRSGTPILYATLGEILTERSGVMNLGLEGLMLGGALAGFAVTETTGSPWLGVATAFVVGCLLALPHAFLSVTLGGNQVVSGLSLTMVGTGLSALLGVRFVGHTIKGFSPLPIPGLANLPVVGPLLFNHDPLVYVSYVLAAAMCFFLWRTRQGMELRAAGDSPRAADSVGLSVARIRYLYTLLGGGIVAVGGAYLSISYNHMWSEGMTAGRGWIAVALVIFAIWHPARAMLGAYLFGGVEACQLRIQAVGTNIPAPLLLMLPYALTIIVLTAITIRKGKGISLSAPAALGQPFAREERD; encoded by the coding sequence GTGGATATCCTCGTCGCAATTCTCGCCGCGGCCGTGCGCAGCGGCACGCCGATTCTCTACGCCACGCTGGGCGAAATCCTCACCGAGCGAAGCGGCGTGATGAACTTGGGGCTTGAGGGCCTCATGCTGGGCGGAGCTCTGGCCGGCTTTGCGGTCACAGAGACAACCGGCAGCCCGTGGCTCGGCGTCGCTACCGCGTTCGTCGTCGGGTGTCTGCTCGCTCTGCCCCACGCGTTTCTTTCGGTCACGCTGGGCGGCAATCAGGTCGTCAGCGGCCTGTCGCTCACCATGGTCGGCACGGGGCTGAGCGCCCTGCTGGGCGTGCGCTTCGTGGGCCACACGATCAAGGGCTTTTCGCCCCTGCCAATCCCGGGACTGGCAAACCTGCCGGTGGTCGGCCCGCTGCTGTTCAACCACGACCCGCTGGTCTACGTCTCCTATGTCCTGGCAGCGGCCATGTGCTTCTTCCTCTGGCGAACCCGACAGGGCATGGAACTCCGTGCGGCCGGCGACTCGCCCCGAGCCGCTGACAGCGTGGGGCTTTCGGTCGCCCGAATCCGCTACCTGTACACCTTGCTCGGCGGCGGCATCGTGGCCGTCGGCGGCGCGTACCTGTCGATCTCGTACAACCACATGTGGAGCGAGGGAATGACCGCCGGACGCGGCTGGATCGCCGTAGCGCTGGTGATTTTTGCCATCTGGCACCCGGCCAGAGCCATGCTCGGCGCGTACCTGTTCGGCGGCGTGGAGGCCTGTCAGCTGCGCATTCAGGCGGTGGGGACGAATATCCCCGCGCCGCTGCTGCTCATGCTCCCCTACGCACTGACCATCATCGTCTTAACCGCCATCACCATCAGGAAGGGCAAGGGCATTTCCCTCTCAGCCCCTGCGGCTCTGGGCCAGCCCTTCGCCCGGGAGGAACGGGACTGA